A segment of the Sporocytophaga myxococcoides genome:
TCATTTTCAAAGATCTTTCCATTCAGGTTACTGAAATGTTTCGTGACTCCAGTTTCTATGAGGCCTTCAGAGCTAGTGTAATTCCTTTTATTAAAACATATCCTTTCGTGAAGATCTGGCAAGCAGGCATCGCCAGCGGTGAAGAGGTTTATTCCATTGCCATACTTTTAAGAGAAGAGAACTTATACGACAAGTGTATGATCTATGCAACGGACTTTAATCAGCATGCCTTGGAGCAGGGGATGGAAGGCGTTTATCCGGAAAGTAAAATAAAAAAGTATATAAGAAATTATCAGCAGGCTGGAGGAAAAGCTTCATTGAGCGATTACATTGTGCACGATTATAACCGCATCATTATTAATTCAGATTTGCGTAAAAACATTGTATGGGCTAACCATAATCTCGTTACAGATAAGGTCTTCTCCGAAGTGAATATTATACTTTGCCGGAATGTTATGATTTATTTTAATAAAGAGCTTCAGGAAAAGGTTCACGCTCTCTTTTTGGAAAGCCTTGCAAATGGAGGATTTCTATGTCTTGGAATGAATGAAAGTTTTCCTGCTTCTTCTATAATGAAAAATTATTCAACGTTTGATGTCAGAAATAAAATCTTTAAGAAGAAATACAGGGCCTTGTCACATATGAAATAAGATTATTAATCCTGAATGCTTAAAGTAAATCCCAAATATAGATCCGAAAATACAACATATGAATATAACGATTAAAGCTAAGCTCATACTCAGTATATCTTTGATTCTGGTTATTATGTTTTCTTCATTGTTTTATCTCATCAATCAACTATCTATATTAAATGATAGGATGGCAAGACTGGTGGAAATGACAACAGACCGCATTATCTTATCAAACGAACTTGTTTACCAAGTGATGGATATAACAAGAAATGAAAAGAATATCATTATAGAAAAAGACCTTTCAGAAGTAAACAAATATGAACAGGAGATAACTAAAACAGTTCGGCTTGCCGATGGCAGACTGAGAGATCTGAAATATAAGTCAAATGAAGAAGCCAGATTTCTCTTGAATGATTTTGAAACAGAATGGAAAAAGTATAAGTCTGTTTTGACAGAAATAATAAAATATGCAAAGCAGAATGAAGTAGATCCTGCTTATACGCTTTCAGTTAAAAGCGCCAGAGAACCAAGGGCTTCTATGATTGATCTGCTGAATAGAGTAAATGAGCTTAACAAGACAAGAATGATGGAAGTAAAAGCTTCGAGTCTTGAGGCATATAATTCTAGTATCAAGCTGATATCAAGCCTGGTAGTCATATCATTGTTGGCATCTGTTATACTTACATATTGGATTGTAAGGGCAATCACGGGCAGGATTGAAAGAATTTCTGAGGTAGCTACAAAAATTGCATCCAGAGAGTTTGAAGATTTAAGTTTTGATGACAACAAGAAGGATGAACTTGTACCTGTAGTGAAGGCTCTTGAAGATGTTCTATCCAGCTTCAGAGAAGTTACCACAAGTGTGCGCAGTATAACAAACGGTGATTATTCTGTAAAAGTAGTTCCAAAGTCGCAGAAGGACTTTTTAGGAAATGCAGTGAACATTATGAACACAACTATTGAAGACGCAGTAAAAACAAATGCCCGTCTATCTTGGCTTACATCAGGATTAAACTTCCTCAATGAGAAATTGCGAGGAGACCAATCGCTGGAAATGATTACGGAGAAGGCTATTGCCTTTCTTAGTGAATATACAAAATCGGATATAGGGGCATTATATCTTGAGAATAATAATTCGGTTAAACTAGCCGCAAGCTTTGCTATTACTCCTTCTGATATTCACAGAAAAGAATATGCTTTTGGTGAAGGTCTTCCTGGTCAGGTCGCTGCAGACGGTGATTTCAGGCACTTTACTGATCTTAGACAGGAAAATCTCAGAGTATCTTCTTCTGTATTTGAAGCAATTCCGGAAAATGTTGTTGTTTTTCCTTTTTCAAAGGATGAGCAGTTGCTTGGCGTAGTTGAGATAGGAAAGTTAAAACCATTTAGCGAAACAGAAATAGAATTTTTCAAAGTAGCAATGCCTGTTATCGGCATATTTATATATTCCGCAATCCTTCGCAAGCAAACACAGGATCTTCTCGAAGAAACTCAAAGACAGAGTGAGGAGCTGCAGGTGCAGCAGGAAGAGTTAAAGCTCATCAATGAAGAATTGGAACAGCAAACACAGCACCTTCAGCAGCAACAGGAGGAATTGCAGGCAGCAAATATCGAACTTGAAGAGCAGACTCAACATGTAGAGATGAAGAATCAGGAGCTACAGGCTGCTAAGACAGAAGTTGAGATGAGCAATAAGTTTAAATCTCAGTTTCTTGCCAATATGTCTCACGAGCTCAGAACACCGCTAAACAGCTTGCTTATTTTGTCCAGGGATCTTTCAGAAAATAAAAAGGGAAATCTGGATGAGGGCCAGGTTGAAAGCGCGAAGATTGTATATAAAAGCGGAGTGGATCTGCTTCATCTGATCAATGAAGTACTAGACCTCTCTAAAATAGAAGCAGGCAAAATGGATTTGAATATTGAAGATATAAGAGTGAATCTCTTTATCGAAAATATTCATCGTAATTTTGATCATCAGGTGAGGGAAAAAGGTTTAATGTTATCGGTAAATAAAGATTCAGATTTACCTGATTATATCAAAACAGATCCTCAAAAGCTGGATCAGATCATTAAGAATCTTTTATCGAATGCAATTAAGTTCACAGAAGCTGGGAGTATCGATGTTTTTATAAGGAGGAATTCTGATATCACTATAGCAATAGATGTAAAGGATACAGGAATAGGAATTCCTGCTGAAAAGCAAAACACGATTTTTGAAGCCTTTCATCAGGGGGATGGAAGTATATCCCGCAAATATGGCGGAACCGGGTTAGGGCTTTCTATATCTAGAGAGCTTGCAAAATTATTAGGTGGAGAAATTAAAATATCAAGTAAACCTGGACAGGGTTCCGTTTTCACTATTATTATTCCATTGATTATACCTGAGGTCAGAAATCATTCAGAGATAAAGACTGAAGAATCACTACCTTCTGAAAAGAAAGAAGAATTCCTTAATTACCCGGGGATTGCTGATGATCGGTTGGCAATAAGCAAAAAGGATAAAATACTTTTGATCATAGAGGACGATCTCAATTTTGCTCAGATTTTAAAAAGACAGGCAGCTGCAAAAGGATTTAAAGTATTGGCTGCATCTAGTGGCGAAGACGGACTGGTTCTTGCTGATAAATTTAAACCGAATGCCATAATTCTTGATTTAAGTCTCCCGGGAATGGATGGAAGAACGGTGCTTCTTGAACTGAAGAATAATCCTGCTTTACGTCATATCCCGGTTCATATTATTTCTGCAATGGAGAGGACGCTTGACCCTATTAAGGCGGGAGCTGTGGAGTATCTCATCAAACCCATAGATAAGGAAGAGCTTGATCATGCATTTCAAAGAATTGAAAATTTCATAAATAAAAAAATGAAATACCTTCTGATTGTTGAAGACGATCAGAATAACAGGGAATCGATAAAGATGCTGATTGGCAATGGTGATGTAAAATGTATGGAAGCTGGAAGCGGAGAGGAGGCTATAAAACTGATGGGTAGCGCTGATATTGATTGTATTGTTCTGGATCTTGGATTACCTGATATGCCTGGTCTAGAGCTCATTAAAAGAATACAGAAGGATAAAGAAAAGGTTCCTCCTATAATCATATATACCGGAAAAGAACTGTCAAGAGAGGAAAGTGAAGAACTGCAGGGACTAACAAAATCCATTATTATTAAAGGGGTTAAATCAGAAGAACGGCTTCTGGATGAAACAGCTCTCT
Coding sequences within it:
- a CDS encoding CheR family methyltransferase; translated protein: MMSEITISEINDLFESVYKTYGYDFREYNPDHLKRRLINRMALSQIGSFGELKRRVIAEPVFSSLIFKDLSIQVTEMFRDSSFYEAFRASVIPFIKTYPFVKIWQAGIASGEEVYSIAILLREENLYDKCMIYATDFNQHALEQGMEGVYPESKIKKYIRNYQQAGGKASLSDYIVHDYNRIIINSDLRKNIVWANHNLVTDKVFSEVNIILCRNVMIYFNKELQEKVHALFLESLANGGFLCLGMNESFPASSIMKNYSTFDVRNKIFKKKYRALSHMK
- a CDS encoding response regulator, which translates into the protein MNITIKAKLILSISLILVIMFSSLFYLINQLSILNDRMARLVEMTTDRIILSNELVYQVMDITRNEKNIIIEKDLSEVNKYEQEITKTVRLADGRLRDLKYKSNEEARFLLNDFETEWKKYKSVLTEIIKYAKQNEVDPAYTLSVKSAREPRASMIDLLNRVNELNKTRMMEVKASSLEAYNSSIKLISSLVVISLLASVILTYWIVRAITGRIERISEVATKIASREFEDLSFDDNKKDELVPVVKALEDVLSSFREVTTSVRSITNGDYSVKVVPKSQKDFLGNAVNIMNTTIEDAVKTNARLSWLTSGLNFLNEKLRGDQSLEMITEKAIAFLSEYTKSDIGALYLENNNSVKLAASFAITPSDIHRKEYAFGEGLPGQVAADGDFRHFTDLRQENLRVSSSVFEAIPENVVVFPFSKDEQLLGVVEIGKLKPFSETEIEFFKVAMPVIGIFIYSAILRKQTQDLLEETQRQSEELQVQQEELKLINEELEQQTQHLQQQQEELQAANIELEEQTQHVEMKNQELQAAKTEVEMSNKFKSQFLANMSHELRTPLNSLLILSRDLSENKKGNLDEGQVESAKIVYKSGVDLLHLINEVLDLSKIEAGKMDLNIEDIRVNLFIENIHRNFDHQVREKGLMLSVNKDSDLPDYIKTDPQKLDQIIKNLLSNAIKFTEAGSIDVFIRRNSDITIAIDVKDTGIGIPAEKQNTIFEAFHQGDGSISRKYGGTGLGLSISRELAKLLGGEIKISSKPGQGSVFTIIIPLIIPEVRNHSEIKTEESLPSEKKEEFLNYPGIADDRLAISKKDKILLIIEDDLNFAQILKRQAAAKGFKVLAASSGEDGLVLADKFKPNAIILDLSLPGMDGRTVLLELKNNPALRHIPVHIISAMERTLDPIKAGAVEYLIKPIDKEELDHAFQRIENFINKKMKYLLIVEDDQNNRESIKMLIGNGDVKCMEAGSGEEAIKLMGSADIDCIVLDLGLPDMPGLELIKRIQKDKEKVPPIIIYTGKELSREESEELQGLTKSIIIKGVKSEERLLDETALFLHRTIGNLPDHKKEMITEIYKSEDIFRDKKVLVVDDDMRNVFALSKVLKEQGMNVLKAENGIKALEAITNNPDISLVLMDIMMPEMDGLEAIRKIRSMESFKELPVLTLTAKAMKEDRKKSIDAGANDYISKPIDLDRLISLMKIWIKK